In Roseomonas fluvialis, one genomic interval encodes:
- a CDS encoding Crp/Fnr family transcriptional regulator, translating to MPDTALPATIDSATRARIAAGALPLRAPAGATLFRPGDPCRGFVLLRTGRARVDLIAEDGHALLLYRVEPGQACAITTSCLFAEEPYSAEATAEADCEGLLLPAALFGALVQDSAAFRTFVLAGFAARLGALMGRIEDLSFRSVDARLAAYLLDRAPGTVATTQQEIAADIGTAREVISRRLAAFAKAGLVRTERGAVTPLDPAGLLRIKDGTAGA from the coding sequence ATGCCCGACACCGCCCTGCCCGCAACGATCGACTCCGCGACGCGGGCGCGCATCGCCGCCGGTGCGTTGCCGCTGCGCGCACCCGCCGGCGCGACGCTGTTCCGTCCGGGCGACCCCTGCCGCGGCTTCGTGCTGCTGCGCACCGGGCGCGCGCGCGTCGACCTGATCGCCGAGGACGGCCACGCGCTGCTGCTCTATCGCGTCGAACCGGGGCAGGCCTGCGCCATCACCACATCCTGCCTGTTCGCCGAGGAACCCTATTCCGCGGAGGCGACGGCGGAAGCCGATTGCGAAGGCCTGCTGCTGCCTGCCGCGCTGTTCGGCGCTCTGGTGCAGGACAGCGCCGCCTTCCGCACCTTCGTCCTCGCCGGCTTCGCCGCGCGCCTCGGCGCGCTGATGGGGCGTATCGAGGACCTGTCCTTCCGCAGCGTCGATGCGCGCCTCGCGGCCTATCTGCTGGATCGCGCGCCGGGCACGGTGGCGACGACGCAGCAGGAAATCGCCGCCGACATCGGCACCGCGCGGGAGGTCATCAGCCGCCGCCTCGCGGCCTTCGCGAAGGCAGGGCTGGTGCGGACCGAGCGCGGCGCGGTGACGCCGCTCGACCCCGCGGGCCTGCTGCGCATCAAGGACGGCACTGCCGGGGCGTGA